The sequence below is a genomic window from Salminus brasiliensis chromosome 6, fSalBra1.hap2, whole genome shotgun sequence.
TCAAGTATCAGTGCAGCTCGAAAAAATCAATGAGGTTAAGAGCAGCGTTTAGCACCATGAGGGGAGGAGCAGTGGGCAGTTTTAAACAAAAATGATACAGCATGAATTTGTGAATGTTTTTGAAAGAAAAAGCAAGGAAAATATTGCAAAACATACAGACCAAGGGCTGATTTCTCAGACAAGTATTACACCTAGTGTTGTGCTTGGACAGAGCATTTGGATTCTCTAATGAAATGAACACAACTCAAACAACTGTGCAATTAGAATATCCTGTCCTCTAATTGTATTTTCAGGCTTATTAATCAATTGTGCATGATTCTTCTGTCTGATGTTTATATATCCTTTCATATTTTTGCTTGCCatccttttacttttttaccaTAAACTGTTccaagttttgttttgttttttcagtaaACTGATTCTTCTCATAACATGTTCAAAATAAGAAAGCTTCAGTTTGGTTATGTGGGCTTTCAGTGAGAGACGATGATTTATTTGATCAAGGGCACTGGAAAATCGCTGgtttattcaaataaaacatgaaatacAACTATTAAGATAAATAAAATTATCCAGGGCATCAAAACTGAAAAGGCAAATATTGAGACTCCTATATTTTGTAAATGAGTGTTATTAAAACTCAGCACAATGTCAGACTTTATTGAGATCTGTACTACAATTCAAAAGTAGACACATAGGATTACTGAGGTATTTGtctctgagacacatttgagcagCAGTAGACTTATCCAATGACACAGGTCATCTAGGAGTAAGCTAAGCATGGGAAAGCAGCTTTTAGCTTCGATGCTGTAAAGACCTGACTCCCAGAAGATGTGCCCCAAATGTAGCAGATTGTAatccaggtaaaaaaaaaaacatatctaTTTTACATGGGTCTCGCACTTTATTGTCTCTGTATTGTTTTATAGCACTATATTTATTagcctattttattttattttccttttcttttttgatcTCCTGTTTATATTTGTCCTTGGTTCCCTGTTCTTTTGTGCtgctttattattgttattcttgTTATACTCAACAActcaaaaaacatgttttttttttttaagtcctTCTGTTTGATACAGGCCAGTTTAATACTACACAGATTAATATTGAAAACTGACTCATCAGTGCCATCTACCGGTGACAAACCCTCCCTGCATTAGAAGAAGAAGCTGCAAGAAGCTAACATCAGACTCCTCGCAGCTCAGAATGATAAGTATTTATGTTTTCAAGTAAGAAGAAAACAGTTAGCGACCCTCTGCTCTTTATCTTGCTCGGTTTAAGTATCTTTTTGGAATATTCAGGCCTTTTTCAGCATTAGCTCTCGGGGAACGGGCCTTAACCTGGGCCTATAAAGGGGCTACCCTTTTCCCAGGGTTAGGGTGTCACTAGCGACGCCTGACCGCGATGGAGATCGCAAACTCATATTGATCCACGGCGAGCAGCTGTTATAAAGGTAGCTTAAGCCTCTAGATCATTTATTCATGTTGGTTATAATGCTACTTTGATATAAAAAGCTACTTTTTGGTGCTTGTGCATATACAGGAGGTATCCGGAGTGCCCACCAATCCACACACTGAAGTAAGTTTTACTTTTCTGTGGGCTGCCCAGATCTAAAATCTTGTGATTTAACACACATTGCTGATTTGTTAATGACAGATGTGCTAGGAGAATGAAAGCAAATTAGCCTCTGTTAGCCTACAGAGATAGGCGTACAGTTCCCCCTAAATTTCCCCCTTTCCCCCAGTTTCTTCTATGTTTGCATATAGAAGATATAtagtgccttgcaaaagtatattacttttcaaccttttgccacatttcaggcttcaaacataaagatatgaaatttgaatcgtgaagtggaacgaaatttattggatattttaaacttttttaagaaaaaaaaaactgaaaagtggggcGTGCAATATTATTTGGCCCCCTtgcgttaatactttgtagcgCCACCTTTTGCTGCGATTACAGCTGCAAGTCGCTTGGGGTATGTCTATCAGTTTTGCACATTGAGAGACTGAAATTAttgcccattcttccttgcaaaacagCTCGAGCCCAGTTAGGTTGGATGGAGAGCGTTTGTGGACAGCagttttcagctctttccacagattctcgattggattcaggtctggactttgacttggccattctaacacctggatatgtttatttgtgaaccattccattgtagattttgctttatgttttggatcattgtcttgtcgGAAGATAAATCTCTGCCCCACTCTCAGGTCTTTTGCAGACTCCAACAGACTCTGGTTTTCTTCCAGAATGGTCCGGTgtttggctccatccatcttccaatcaattttaaccatcttccctgtccctgctgaagaaaagcaggcccaaaccacgatgctgccaccaccatgtttgacagtggggatggtgtgctCAGGGTGATGAGCTGTGTTGCATTTACGCCAAACATAACGTTTtgcattgtggccaaaaagtttGATTTTGGTGTCATCTGACCAGAGCACCTTCTtccacatgtttggtgtctccCAGGTGGCTTGTGGCAAACTTTAAACAAGACTTTTTATGGATATCTTTGAGAAATGGCTTTCTTCTTGCCACTCTTCCATAAAGGCCAGATTTGCGCAGTGTACAACTGATTGTTGTCTTATGGACAGAGTCTCCCACCTCAGCTGTAGATCTCTGCAGTTCATCCAGAGTGATTATGGGCCTCTTGGCTGCATCTCTGATCAGTCTTCTCCTTGTTTGAGCTGAAAGTTTAGAGGGACAACTGGGTCTTGGTAGATTTGCAGCGGTCTGATACTGCTTCCATTTCAATATGATTGCTTGCACAGTGCTCCTTGAGATGTTTAAAGCTTGGGAAATCTTTTTGTATCCAAATCCGACTTTAAACTTCTCCACAACAGTATCTCGGACCTGCCTGGTGTGTTCCTTGGTCTTCATGATGCTCTATGCGCTTTAAACTCTTTTAACTCTAAGACTATCACAGAGCAGGTGCATTTATACGGAGACTTGATTACACACAGGTGGATTCTATTTATCATCATCAGTCATTTAGGTCAACATTGGATCATTCAGAGATCCTCACTGAACGTCTGGAGCGTTTGCTGCACTGAAAGTGAAGGGGCCGAATAATATTGCACAccccacttttcagttttttatttctaaacaaagtttaaaatatccaataaatttcATTCCACTTCACGAGTGTATCCCACttgttgattcttcacaaaaaattacaatttcatatctttatgtttgaagcctgaaatgtggcGAAAGGTTGAAAAGTTCAAGGGGGCCGAATACTTtactgtatgtctgtatgtcaCGTTGAAATGTTTCAGATCAGGCAGCTAATTTAATGTAAGATAAAGACAACAGGAGTAAACACTCAATGACAGCTTTTAAAATGATCACTCCATTTATTAAAGATTAAGATTTATTCAGAACCATATGTGAAGTGGGGTGGCTTATGTCGctaataaagttaataaaaatttcaaaaatgacctttgtgTCATCCCCCCTGACTCTGACTGGACTGGCAAAACCATTGCCCGTTATTGGGGGATATCGCCATCTATGGATCTGTCCTGTCACGAGAGTTGTGTTATGGGTTGTCAGAGACGTTTTAGACCGTTTTAAACATTCTTTGTCATCTGgtgttctctttctcttccttgcCACCTGCGGCGTGAACCTGAATTTAATGTACTAATGAAGGAAGAGCTTGTGCAGCTGAATTCCTAGAATTTTCCACTAATGATTGAATATATTGTCATAGAACATATTTTCCAAAACCGGGTAATCCTGGGCAAGAAGCATTTAAACCAAACATAATTCATCCTGTAATTAAATTATGAATTCTGAAAGtttttaaatttaatatttaagtgAACAAGCAACTACTAACATTTTGACCACCAATGTAGATAGACctaaaatataatacagaaattAAAGTTATTAGACTACAGAAATCTACAGTTATTTCCAGGTCTACTCAACTTTCTACAAATTTAAGACAACAGCTGAACAGGAAGTGTTTTTTGTATTGCAATAGCTCAGTAAATTAAACTAGAGCATTGATCAcaaatcttgttttttttttttttaaatagttttgaAATGTCCTATTAACAGATATTGCAATAGAAATAAAATTCATCCCAGAAAACAGGTGTCTACCAACTCTTCCTATGCAGTTGCATTGTTGCGTCTGCAAACATTTACCAATCAATATCCCACTCAGTCAGCTGCAGAGGTAGTAGATTATGCAACTGGAATTATGGACCCCATATTGTAAGTGTATCATTAAACTCAGTTGAAGACTGTTCATTTAGAAAGGAgtttgtatgaaaaaaaaaataaaaatgtaatcacATATTAGATGTTCAGTGGATGTCAGTGAGATGTGTTAATGACGACACCAAGAGTgagaaatgcagtaaaaatcCAGTAAAAGTATTGATGCATTTAATTTTTCATTGGTTTATGAAAGCATGGGTCATGTGAATGAAGTTCTAAATTGAAATAGGATATTTTAACCTTTTATGCTGTTTTTTACTTTGACCAGTATGAACCAACAGGAATAACACAAAGTGACTAagaataatacttttaataattttttttttttttgcacaaaaaaGACGGTCGATGTTCAAGAACCGAGGAGTATTTAGAGACTGATATGCTGCTGAATATATGGTCTAATCTATAACCCAGAGACTATGTGGACATTGGAAAAGGTAAAGAAAAGCACATAAAACTCGTTGAGTTGTTTCAGCATTTCACATCATTTTAATTTGCATTTATAATTCTTCATTCCTGTTGCACTTCAAATCTACAATATTCTGAAAACGTGCACAAAAAAGGTTTTAGGTTCTcctttacaaaataaaaatttaaCCAAGCAAATAGAGAAAAGAGGAAACTAGTGTTACTTCTAGAATGATCCTTCTAGTTGATTAAATCAGTCGCACCATATAAACAATGAGTCAGTTTGGAATCCTTTGCAGGCTCCCCACCCCAataggttaaaaaaaatattctctctgtttaaaagaaatattttcaacTCATTATTATATCAGTAATATTTATCAATTTATCAGAAACGTCCAAGACACTCTTGCCCATCCCTTTATCAAAATGGCCTTCAACATATGGGGGGGgagaaaatgtaaaacaaacaagaatGACAAAATATCTGacccaataaaacaaaacaaaaaaacaatcacTGCAGTCTTAAATCCACTGAAATACCCCACAACTTGTGACAGATAACAAAAGGAGGAGGGGGAAACAGTCAGGTAACAGGCAATGAGTTTGCTCAAATTCATCCAAACCCAAAATATTTTCTAgatataaattaaaataaatagacAAATTTGTATGATACAGGGAAAATTGTGAACTTACCATCtgttactatttttttttattttttattatgtgtTTTGTAAGAAAAAtctgacaacaacaaaaaaacgaaATCTATTTGTCTTCAGATTTTCCCCATTACTTTCAAATCTTGGTGTACAACAGGATATACATTGAAaaccaaaaatgttaaaaactatAAGCAAAAAGggattttaaaaacatgttcatgaaataaataaataaaatacctaTGCATATTTACTTCCAGAAAATATATTCATGAAGCATATTTATGAAGCACAGCCTGGGTGGGTGAGGACAAAAGCTAGGTTGAGAATACTTGGTTGCCTTTTTTGCACAGAAAGTGAGTGTGTGCACGTGTTTGTGAGaagttgggggtgggggggtaacTGGCTAATGGAGATGCGGCATATGAGAAGATCAGTTTGCAGCCAGTCCTGTTGCCTCAGAAGAGAGTCtgcaagagacagaaagaagttTAACTAGTTTAACTTTGCTTTAACAAAAACTGGTACTTAATTCTTGAAATTATTTACTTGGTTACTGTTAGTTAAGTTAGGTAAGGGTTAGGTGTAGCGTTAATTAGCTACAGTAACCATGAGGTCATTGGAAGGTCCTCACAAATATAACCGTACATATGCATACGTGCAGGTTACCTAGCATTAATGAGGTATTCAGCCAGGCTGATGCTTGCAGGGGAGCCGGTGATGGTAACTTGGCGGTCATTGGAGCCCTCAACCGGGTTGGCGATCTTGATCTGTGCTCCCGACATCTGACGGATCTCATTTATCTTGGCACCTTGACGGCCAATGATGCAGCCAATCAACTGCACAAGAGAATTAAAATGTTAGGCAAAATGGTCTTCCATTCATTTGCACACTGGCATTTGGCAAAACAAGCTCAGCATATTGTACATTTATAGTAAGACTAATACTTGCTCTTACAAATGATAATTTGTAACAAAATTAGAGATTACCACCTGCACAAAAGGCTTAAGGCTTATTTtaacacaaatttacacagtaACTCACGTCATTTGGAATGGTCAGTTCATGAGAGCCAGTCTGTGCAGAAGCATCAATCCCAGCTGTAAAGAAAAAGACTCCCATAATTACCACATTTGGtcaaaagataagataagatagtcctttattagtcccgcagtggggaaattcccaaaaGAGCAAGCAAAGAACTCAAGCGTGACTACACTTACCAGTAAAGCCTTGACTACTTGGGGCCAAAGGAAATGGGCTTTGCTGCATTGCCAATTGGTGAAGTTTAGTAAGCTATGATGGggtgaagaaaaaaatatataaatatacagaaacATTTTTCAATTTATGTTGTATGATGCATCAAATCCCAAGAATAGAACAGACATCTTTCTCCAGGACAGCAAACAGACTTTAAAAGTGTgaataatgcacaaaaaagcCTTACATCAGGTTGGGGAATGGCATGCTGTCCCTGCACCGCATATGCCTGAAAGCACAGGCAGTCAGCATTAAATCAATTTCAATGTTTTCCTACAAATATTAACACTGAAACTTGATTTTCTGACTAGACTTGCACTGGCATCTAACACCAGACACTCACCTGTCCTCCAGCGAAGATAACAGGCGAACCTGAGGGTTTAGGTCGATACGGGATGGTGACACCTTTGGGGGGAGACTGGATGAAAGGATACACATAAAGAATGTAAATAGTGATCTGATGTTTGCAGCACTGCTTTCATAACTGCATAATCAAAACCTTTTAGGGTCATTatacttttacatttttgaacATGTGATGTTTATTTTGAATGATATTTGTGTATGCAGTCAAAAGCGAAAAACCCACGGCAGTGTATTTGCAAAAATATTAGGAACTGATATCTTCTCTCAGATCAAATGCAAAGTATATCAATgttaatgtaatgtgtaatatGATTTTGTCCACAGTGTGCAACTCTAGTAAGAATGTTTTTACCTCCAGCATGACCACACAGATCTGTTTGACACACTCAATGATAGACAGCGGCGTCCCAGCTATGGTAATGGCTCTTTCAGTGGAGTTAGGCAGCATGTCCCCTGCCACCTGTACCTGAGCTCCCGTTGACTTGCAATCGAGAGTGTGAGACAGAGCACATAACTCAATTTAATCATCCAAATCAATATAGTCTGAAATACCAACCTATATTGGAAGCGCCTACTCATACTGTTACAATTACTATAAACACCACATTCAAACTACAGAAAATCAAAGAGCAGTCTCTCTGCTGCCATGAGACAATGTACCTACCTCCCTGATCTCTTTGATCTTGCAGCCACCTTTGCCAATGAGAGAGCCACACTGGCTGGCAGGCACAACAATGCGCAGTGTGACAGGAGGCTTAGAGGTGGCTGTACTATTGGACATTGAGCTGCTGATGTCCTGAAAGACAGCAAAAGAAAGCAAAGATAAAGAGACAGGTACATACAAATCTACAACCAcaacagtataaaaaaaaaaaaaaaacatctaggCCTGTATATTGTTTGAACGATAAATTACCCCAGAAAAGAAATAACTGACAAACAAGAGTCATTTAAAGTCCATTTTAtgaaattatattttaatagcATAATGCAATCacacccttttaaagagcaatgaacCATTGTTAATGAAGAATATTCACACAATGGAATTGAAACATGAATATGGCACCAATATTTTCAACAAAGTTGAAATGTCGGCTTATTCACATCAACGGACTCTACTCGTTCACTCTGCTTAAAGCCAAATGTTCCTACACCGGAGTTGCGGAATGTGACTTTGAAACCAagttcattgtgtgtgtgtgtgtgtgtaacaccaCTGCCGGTAACAGTCCGCTCTGTGTGCTTTGAAGCCAACATTGATGCATGGGTCATTGTGCGCGCTGCACTCTTTTCCTATACAATAAATGTCGCTGTCTGCTCACAGACTTGAGATTGCCTCCCACAGAGAGCAGACGAGCATGCAAGTAAACACTATAGGTCAACAGAGTATCTGAAAATTTGCCATATGTTAAGGTCATGTTCTTAGTATAGTGCTATAAACAGTTATTGTATTGTCTTCATAAGCTAATGCATGCATGCTTACAACTATtttgaaagaaaacaaaaaatggggggtgagcttttattttttattttagatttatttatcaATTAAAGCAATATGTGCTGCTGAATGTACAGTTGGATATCCATGTACTGAATAAAGCAATGTTAATAAAACTT
It includes:
- the pcbp2 gene encoding poly(rC)-binding protein 2; the encoded protein is MDSGVIEGGLNVTLTIRLLMHGKEVGSIIGKKGESVKKMREESGARINISEGNCPERIITLAGPTTAIFKAFSMIIDKLEEDISSSMSNSTATSKPPVTLRIVVPASQCGSLIGKGGCKIKEIRESTGAQVQVAGDMLPNSTERAITIAGTPLSIIECVKQICVVMLESPPKGVTIPYRPKPSGSPVIFAGGQAYAVQGQHAIPQPDLTKLHQLAMQQSPFPLAPSSQGFTAGIDASAQTGSHELTIPNDLIGCIIGRQGAKINEIRQMSGAQIKIANPVEGSNDRQVTITGSPASISLAEYLINARLSSEATGLAAN